One genomic window of Luteitalea pratensis includes the following:
- a CDS encoding SAM-dependent methyltransferase, whose protein sequence is MKQGLWRIVGPVGLMTAVLLVGSAVSQAAGPANVATAPQASLAPYVPTPQDVVERMLGLAGVGKNDVVIDLGSGDGRMVVTAAKQFGARGIGVDIDPARIAEGRANAKQAGVESLVEFRQQDALQADISQATVVTLYLLSSSNVKLRPRLLSQLKPGARIVSHQFGMGDWPPDKVETFTDGNGTSRTLYLWTVGANSPKQ, encoded by the coding sequence ATGAAGCAAGGACTCTGGCGGATTGTCGGGCCGGTCGGCCTGATGACAGCTGTGCTGTTGGTGGGATCGGCCGTTTCCCAGGCGGCCGGGCCGGCCAATGTCGCCACCGCGCCACAGGCGAGCCTGGCGCCCTACGTGCCGACCCCGCAGGACGTCGTCGAGCGCATGCTCGGTCTCGCTGGTGTCGGCAAGAACGATGTCGTCATCGATCTCGGGTCGGGCGACGGGCGCATGGTCGTGACCGCCGCCAAGCAGTTCGGGGCGCGCGGTATCGGGGTCGACATCGATCCGGCCCGAATCGCGGAGGGACGCGCCAACGCGAAGCAGGCCGGCGTCGAATCCCTGGTCGAGTTCCGTCAGCAGGACGCACTGCAGGCGGACATCTCGCAGGCGACCGTGGTGACCCTGTACCTGCTGTCGTCCTCGAACGTCAAACTGCGCCCGCGGCTGCTCTCGCAGCTCAAGCCCGGGGCCCGCATCGTCTCGCATCAGTTCGGGATGGGCGACTGGCCGCCCGACAAGGTCGAAACATTCACCGACGGCAATGGGACCAGCCGGACGCTGTACCTGTGGACCGTTGGCGCCAATTCGCCAAAGCAGTGA
- a CDS encoding CarD family transcriptional regulator produces the protein MTFQVGDKVIYPNHGLGVVERIETKTILGTVCDFYQLRMVANETTVLVPVNNVDSVGLRRAVCDEEIKRLYGLLSDGNIDSHQNWKGRFKDNSDRMRTGSIYDVVEVLKSLCYLSKSKNLSFREKRMLDRARFLVISEISEVTHQPMAGVEVMVDEALCKCFKTKDDSVPARRPVVAAIAASVTAPKVTTATRATARRALTSN, from the coding sequence GTGACATTTCAGGTCGGTGACAAGGTCATCTACCCGAATCATGGACTCGGTGTCGTTGAACGTATCGAGACCAAGACGATTCTGGGAACTGTGTGCGATTTCTATCAATTGCGCATGGTGGCAAACGAGACGACGGTGCTAGTGCCCGTCAACAATGTCGACAGCGTCGGCCTGCGCCGCGCGGTGTGTGACGAAGAAATCAAGCGACTGTACGGGCTGCTCTCCGATGGCAACATCGATAGCCACCAGAATTGGAAAGGGCGCTTCAAGGACAACTCGGACCGGATGCGCACGGGCTCCATCTACGACGTCGTCGAGGTCCTCAAGAGCCTCTGTTACCTCAGCAAGTCGAAGAACCTCTCCTTCCGCGAGAAGCGCATGCTCGACCGCGCCCGCTTCCTCGTAATTTCCGAAATTTCTGAAGTGACGCACCAGCCCATGGCTGGAGTGGAAGTGATGGTCGACGAAGCGCTTTGCAAGTGCTTCAAGACCAAGGACGACAGTGTGCCCGCGCGTCGCCCCGTGGTTGCCGCCATCGCTGCCAGCGTGACGGCCCCCAAGGTCACCACCGCGACCAGGGCCACGGCGCGTCGCGCCTTGACCAGCAATTAG
- a CDS encoding PEP-CTERM sorting domain-containing protein, translating into MKCSLVRSVSQRTALVAVLCLIGGTGGAEAGFITFEAAGPDPASITPARDAFRAAVGGGSLAGANGSFGGLRREINWDGVPAMFSDPSGLPGDFFNVNSPRGAVFSTPGTAFMVSANAGGAAPTLFGFPDDFEAFSAQKIFTAVNSPITDVLFFVPGTTNAATTNAFGVVFVDVEAANVTKLEFFDVSNNLIYTRNALVSGNQGLTFLGAAATAGERIGRVRITAGANTFVSNGVLGNLDDEIVVMDDFLYGEPVGRAAVPEPGLTSLVVLGGIGALRRWRRSRQGA; encoded by the coding sequence ATGAAATGCTCGCTCGTCCGTAGTGTGTCCCAGAGGACCGCGTTGGTCGCTGTCTTGTGCCTCATCGGCGGGACGGGCGGCGCCGAGGCTGGGTTCATCACGTTCGAGGCGGCGGGGCCCGACCCTGCCTCCATCACTCCTGCCCGCGATGCCTTCCGCGCCGCCGTCGGCGGCGGCAGCCTCGCGGGCGCAAATGGATCGTTTGGGGGCCTGCGTCGCGAGATCAACTGGGATGGCGTGCCGGCGATGTTCTCGGACCCGAGCGGCCTTCCCGGGGACTTCTTCAACGTCAACTCGCCGCGCGGCGCCGTGTTCAGCACGCCAGGAACGGCTTTCATGGTCAGCGCCAATGCCGGTGGCGCAGCTCCGACGCTCTTCGGTTTCCCGGACGACTTCGAGGCCTTCAGCGCGCAGAAGATCTTCACCGCAGTCAACAGTCCGATCACTGACGTGCTGTTCTTCGTGCCCGGCACCACCAACGCAGCGACGACCAACGCCTTCGGGGTGGTCTTTGTCGACGTCGAGGCTGCCAACGTCACGAAGCTGGAGTTCTTCGATGTGTCGAACAACCTGATCTACACGCGCAATGCGCTGGTATCAGGCAATCAGGGTCTGACATTCCTCGGCGCCGCCGCGACCGCCGGTGAACGCATCGGCCGGGTGCGAATCACAGCCGGCGCCAACACCTTCGTCTCCAACGGCGTGCTCGGCAACCTGGACGACGAGATCGTCGTGATGGACGACTTCCTGTATGGGGAGCCGGTGGGACGGGCGGCGGTGCCGGAGCCAGGACTCACGAGCCTCGTGGTGCTCGGTGGCATCGGCGCGCTGAGGCGCTGGCGGCGCAGCCGTCAGGGGGCCTGA